The Mytilus galloprovincialis chromosome 4, xbMytGall1.hap1.1, whole genome shotgun sequence genome contains a region encoding:
- the LOC143072622 gene encoding arrestin domain-containing protein 3-like isoform X2 has product MGKVRAFTISFANTSGIFYPGQPVQGEVLVQVKDEVKIRAHGEEKMMLKPGEYRYPFQFQIPPSSPSSFEGGIGRVRYYVKGTMDKPWAFDVEDVRYFSVLNLLDLNPIPEAKQGQEGQDSKTLCCLCCASGPISGKHNIPVSGYVPGEAIQINAELINHSNRNCEIWMELVQSIRYITARKTRTVNTVVQKTTARTVGKGDSDYWRGEQITVPPLPSTGLHGCNIIDIMYLWVLVCDPAGPAINLRVNIPILIGGIPLVSAAQLYGNVNPMNTGTSAFPSPFQVFPENVPQPVYASFSTGNHLQNPGQADNSVAPSGDNQQDDTFTPQYPYYNWNTYDTNFKPTSF; this is encoded by the exons ATGGGTAAAGTTAGAGCGTTCACGATTAGTTTTGCAAATACAAGTGGAATATTTTATCCTGGACAGCCTGTTCAAGGCGAAGTACTGGTTCAAGTAAAAGATGAAGTGAAAATAAGAG cTCATGGCGAAGAGAAAATGATGTTAAAACCAGGAGAATATAGATATCCATTTCAATTCCAAATACCACCAAGTAGTCCCTCATCGTTTGAAGGTGGAATTGGAAGAGTCCGGTATTATGTTAAGGGCACTATGGATAAGCCGTGGGCTTTTGACGTGGAGGATGTCAGATATTTTTCAGTGTTGAACCTGCTAGACCTGAACCCAATACCGGAAGCAAAA CAAGGACAAGAAGGTCAAGATTCCAAAACGCTGTGTTGTTTGTGTTGTGCCTCTGGTCCAATTTCTGGCAAACACAACATCCCCGTTTCTGGTTATGTACCAGGGGAAGCAATTCAGATAAACGCTGAATTAATCAACCACAGCAACAGAAATTGTGAAATATGGATGGAACTTGTACAA tctaTCAGATATATAACTGCAAGAAAAACTAGAACTGTGAACACAGTTGTGCAAAAAACTACAGCAAGAACAGTAGGCAAAGGTGACTCGGATTACTGGAGAGGGGAACAGATAACTGTACCACCGTTGCCATCCACTGGCCTTCATGGCTGTAATATAATAGACATTATGTATTTGTGGGTT ttgGTTTGTGATCCCGCGGGTCCAGCTATCAATTTGAGAGTTAATATACCTATTTTAATAGGCGGTATACCACTAGTTTCTGCTGCTCAACTGTATGGAAATGTCAATCCTATGAATACTGGAACTAGCGCATTTCCATCACCATTTCAAGTCTTTCCAGAAAATGTCC CGCAACCAGTATATGCATCATTTTCAACAGGGAATCATTTACAGAACCCTGGACAGGCTGATAACTCGGTAGCGCCATCTGGCGACAACCAACAGGACGATACGTTCACACCTCAGTATCCATACTATAACTGGAACACGTACGACACTAATTTCAAACCAACTTCATTCTAG
- the LOC143072622 gene encoding arrestin domain-containing protein 3-like isoform X1: MGKVRAFTISFANTSGIFYPGQPVQGEVLVQVKDEVKIREIRLEFGGFAHVHWSESHGSGKHRRTVHYSSREEYFKVVVPCLSPPHGEEKMMLKPGEYRYPFQFQIPPSSPSSFEGGIGRVRYYVKGTMDKPWAFDVEDVRYFSVLNLLDLNPIPEAKQGQEGQDSKTLCCLCCASGPISGKHNIPVSGYVPGEAIQINAELINHSNRNCEIWMELVQSIRYITARKTRTVNTVVQKTTARTVGKGDSDYWRGEQITVPPLPSTGLHGCNIIDIMYLWVLVCDPAGPAINLRVNIPILIGGIPLVSAAQLYGNVNPMNTGTSAFPSPFQVFPENVPQPVYASFSTGNHLQNPGQADNSVAPSGDNQQDDTFTPQYPYYNWNTYDTNFKPTSF, from the exons ATGGGTAAAGTTAGAGCGTTCACGATTAGTTTTGCAAATACAAGTGGAATATTTTATCCTGGACAGCCTGTTCAAGGCGAAGTACTGGTTCAAGTAAAAGATGAAGTGAAAATAAGAG agATACGCCTGGAGTTTGGTGGCTTTGCGCATGTCCACTGGTCGGAGAGTCATGGTAGTGGGAAACACAGGAGGACAGTTCATTACTCTTCAAGAGAAGAATACTTCAAAGTAGTTGTTCCATGTTTATCACCAC cTCATGGCGAAGAGAAAATGATGTTAAAACCAGGAGAATATAGATATCCATTTCAATTCCAAATACCACCAAGTAGTCCCTCATCGTTTGAAGGTGGAATTGGAAGAGTCCGGTATTATGTTAAGGGCACTATGGATAAGCCGTGGGCTTTTGACGTGGAGGATGTCAGATATTTTTCAGTGTTGAACCTGCTAGACCTGAACCCAATACCGGAAGCAAAA CAAGGACAAGAAGGTCAAGATTCCAAAACGCTGTGTTGTTTGTGTTGTGCCTCTGGTCCAATTTCTGGCAAACACAACATCCCCGTTTCTGGTTATGTACCAGGGGAAGCAATTCAGATAAACGCTGAATTAATCAACCACAGCAACAGAAATTGTGAAATATGGATGGAACTTGTACAA tctaTCAGATATATAACTGCAAGAAAAACTAGAACTGTGAACACAGTTGTGCAAAAAACTACAGCAAGAACAGTAGGCAAAGGTGACTCGGATTACTGGAGAGGGGAACAGATAACTGTACCACCGTTGCCATCCACTGGCCTTCATGGCTGTAATATAATAGACATTATGTATTTGTGGGTT ttgGTTTGTGATCCCGCGGGTCCAGCTATCAATTTGAGAGTTAATATACCTATTTTAATAGGCGGTATACCACTAGTTTCTGCTGCTCAACTGTATGGAAATGTCAATCCTATGAATACTGGAACTAGCGCATTTCCATCACCATTTCAAGTCTTTCCAGAAAATGTCC CGCAACCAGTATATGCATCATTTTCAACAGGGAATCATTTACAGAACCCTGGACAGGCTGATAACTCGGTAGCGCCATCTGGCGACAACCAACAGGACGATACGTTCACACCTCAGTATCCATACTATAACTGGAACACGTACGACACTAATTTCAAACCAACTTCATTCTAG